The proteins below come from a single Drosophila kikkawai strain 14028-0561.14 chromosome 3R, DkikHiC1v2, whole genome shotgun sequence genomic window:
- the LOC108073652 gene encoding phenoloxidase-activating factor 2-like — protein sequence MLQFRGLVLILCLVLASSCVQAGDFGIVPDDRTSKSPWLVSVKESCGSSIGGGSLISKFVVLTSWVVIAYRNASELVVRIENSPSLMEVRVRSVVRHPNFNVTTGVNNLGLLILKKSIEFNNKIAPINLAARSSMRILDLSSCFAESSYKKTLPLPVVQTATCEQELRRWLVFSFPLDDSLLCAGGRIGIWESGYPLVCPLASEPSRFQQVGIINWHRNSGDNSTFDVYTNVVRLSGWIFRKVIQHSYVEDPEGNEEEIKCPDGEIADFFYFGRRERAN from the coding sequence ATGTTACAGTTTCGGGGATTAGTTTTGATTCTGTGTCTGGTCCTGGCCTCCTCCTGTGTCCAGGCCGGGGATTTTGGCATCGTCCCGGATGACAGGACTTCCAAGTCTCCTTGGCTGGTGTCTGTGAAAGAAAGTTGCGGTTCATCAATAGGCGGCGGATCCCTGATCTCCAAGTTTGTGGTGCTCACTTCCTGGGTAGTTATTGCATACCGTAATGCCAGCGAGCTCGTAGTGCGCATTGAAAATAGTCCTTCGTTGATGGAAGTGAGAGTCAGGTCGGTTGTGCGACATCCCAACTTTAATGTGACTACGGGGGTCAACAACCTGGGCTTATTGATCCTTAAAAAATCCATTGAATTTAACAACAAAATTGCTCCCATCAATCTGGCGGCAAGATCTTCAATGAGGATCTTGGACCTCTCTAGCTGCTTTGCCGAAAGTTCCTACAAGAAGACATTGCCGCTGCCGGTGGTGCAGACCGCGACCTGTGAGCAGGAGCTGCGACGATGGCTTGTCTTCTCCTTTCCGCTCGATGACAGCCTGTTGTGTGCCGGCGGTAGAATCGGAATCTGGGAAAGTGGCTATCCACTCGTATGTCCTTTGGCCAGCGAACCCTCGAGGTTCCAGCAGGTGGGCATTATTAACTGGCACCGCAACAGCGGAGACAACTCGACTTTCGATGTCTACACCAATGTGGTACGGCTTAGTGGCTGGATTTTCCGAAAAGTCATACAGCATTCATACGTTGAGGATCCGGAAGGAAATGAAGAGGAAATCAAGTGTCCAGATGGAGAGATCgccgattttttttatttcggtcGAAGAGAGCGAGCCAACTAA